One genomic region from Streptomyces sp. NBC_01431 encodes:
- the cobC gene encoding Rv2231c family pyridoxal phosphate-dependent protein CobC codes for MADDATRGTPAPAPQDAGAPLVVGVGASKGVSADEVLGLIGAALADAGLDGCAVAALATVDGKSREPGIVRAAAKLGVPIVSYGADELAAVGVPRGSQAVLAAVATPSVAEAAALAGGGELLVPKRKSSPAGRPAMATCAIVRRRPAAPRNAGAPSEAEHDLRHHGDAEVRDGGGELTDLAVNVRTGTPPVWLRERIADSLTGLAAYPDGRAARAAVADRHGLPVERVLLTAGAAEAFVLLARSLTFRQPVVVHPQFTEPEAALRDAGHEVRRVLLRAEDGFRLDPAAVPDDADLVVVGNPTNPTSVLHPADTLARLARPGRVLVVDEAFMDAVPGEREALAGRTDLPGLVVLRSLTKTWGLAGLRIGYVLAGPETIAALQRAQPLWPVSTLALVAAGACVEPHALAEAEAAAVRIAEDRAHLLAGLGEFEDVLTVEPAEGPFVLMRVEGAAEVRERLRGLGFAVRRGDTFPGLGPDWLRLAVRDRTTTNRFLQALDQALTLTGR; via the coding sequence ATGGCCGACGACGCCACCCGCGGCACACCCGCCCCCGCCCCGCAGGACGCCGGGGCCCCGCTCGTCGTGGGGGTCGGCGCCTCGAAGGGGGTCTCGGCCGACGAGGTGCTCGGCCTGATCGGGGCCGCGCTCGCGGACGCGGGTCTCGACGGGTGCGCCGTCGCCGCGCTAGCCACGGTGGACGGCAAATCGCGGGAGCCGGGCATCGTGCGGGCCGCGGCGAAGCTCGGGGTGCCGATCGTCTCGTACGGAGCCGATGAGCTGGCGGCGGTAGGGGTGCCGCGCGGCTCGCAGGCGGTACTGGCCGCCGTCGCGACCCCTTCCGTGGCGGAGGCCGCCGCGCTGGCCGGGGGCGGCGAACTGCTCGTGCCCAAGCGGAAGTCGAGCCCGGCGGGCCGGCCCGCGATGGCGACCTGCGCGATCGTACGACGCCGCCCAGCCGCCCCGCGGAACGCCGGGGCGCCTTCCGAAGCCGAACACGATCTGCGGCATCACGGTGACGCCGAAGTACGTGACGGTGGGGGCGAGTTGACGGATCTCGCGGTCAATGTCCGCACGGGCACGCCCCCGGTCTGGCTGCGGGAGCGCATCGCCGATTCGCTGACCGGGCTCGCCGCCTACCCGGACGGCCGGGCGGCCCGCGCGGCGGTGGCCGACCGGCACGGGTTGCCGGTGGAGCGGGTGCTCCTGACGGCGGGCGCCGCGGAGGCCTTCGTCCTGCTGGCCCGTTCCCTGACGTTTCGTCAGCCTGTGGTGGTGCACCCGCAGTTCACGGAGCCGGAGGCGGCACTGCGCGATGCGGGGCACGAGGTGCGGCGGGTGCTGCTGCGGGCCGAGGACGGTTTCCGGCTGGACCCCGCGGCCGTGCCGGACGACGCGGACCTGGTGGTGGTCGGCAATCCGACGAATCCCACGTCCGTGCTGCACCCGGCCGACACACTGGCCCGACTCGCGCGCCCGGGGCGGGTGTTGGTGGTGGACGAGGCGTTCATGGACGCGGTGCCGGGCGAGCGCGAGGCCCTCGCGGGGCGCACCGACCTTCCCGGTCTGGTCGTACTGCGCAGCCTGACCAAGACGTGGGGGCTCGCCGGGCTGCGGATCGGTTACGTACTGGCCGGACCCGAAACGATCGCCGCACTCCAGCGGGCCCAGCCGCTGTGGCCGGTGTCGACTTTGGCGCTGGTCGCGGCGGGCGCCTGCGTGGAGCCCCACGCGCTGGCGGAGGCCGAGGCCGCGGCGGTGCGGATCGCCGAGGACCGGGCCCATCTCCTGGCGGGGCTCGGGGAGTTCGAGGACGTCCTGACGGTGGAACCGGCCGAAGGCCCGTTCGTCCTGATGCGCGTCGAGGGTGCGGCGGAGGTCAGGGAGCGGCTGCGCGGTCTCGGTTTCGCCGTCCGGCGCGGCGACACGTTCCCGGGCCTCGGTCCCGACTGGCTGCGCCTCGCGGTCCGCGACCGCACCACCACCAACCGCTTCCTCCAGGCCCTGGACCAGGCGCTGACCCTGACCGGGCGCTGA
- a CDS encoding ZIP family metal transporter → MAVIVALGAFLMTLVGGWTAQRVTDRRHLVLGLAGGLMLGVVGLDLLPEALDAAGDDVFGVPRALLLFVGGFLFAHVVERVLAVRQAAHGAGDERVPQVGLTAASAMVGHSLMDGVAIGAAFQVGGGMGVAVALAVITHDFADGFNTYTITSLYGNERRKAVAMLVADALAPMVGAASTLLFTLPAQLLGSYLGFFGGVLLYLAAAEILPEAHHDHPALSTLLFTVAGVGFIWLVVGIAG, encoded by the coding sequence ATGGCGGTAATCGTCGCGCTCGGCGCGTTCCTGATGACCCTGGTGGGCGGCTGGACCGCCCAGCGGGTCACCGACCGGCGCCACCTCGTGCTCGGCCTCGCCGGCGGGCTCATGCTCGGCGTGGTCGGGCTCGACCTGCTGCCGGAGGCCCTGGACGCGGCCGGCGACGACGTCTTCGGGGTGCCGCGGGCGCTGCTCCTGTTCGTCGGCGGCTTCCTGTTCGCGCACGTCGTGGAGCGGGTACTCGCGGTCCGCCAGGCGGCACACGGAGCGGGCGACGAAAGGGTTCCGCAGGTCGGCCTCACGGCCGCGTCCGCGATGGTCGGACACAGTCTGATGGACGGCGTCGCGATCGGCGCGGCCTTCCAGGTGGGCGGCGGCATGGGCGTCGCCGTGGCCCTCGCCGTGATCACCCACGACTTCGCCGACGGCTTCAACACGTACACGATCACCAGCCTGTACGGGAACGAGAGGCGCAAGGCGGTGGCGATGCTGGTCGCCGATGCGCTGGCCCCGATGGTGGGCGCCGCCTCGACGCTGCTCTTCACCCTTCCGGCGCAGCTGCTCGGCAGCTATCTGGGCTTCTTCGGCGGCGTGCTCCTCTATCTGGCTGCCGCCGAGATCCTCCCAGAGGCCCACCACGACCACCCCGCGCTGTCGACGCTGCTGTTCACGGTCGCGGGCGTGGGATTCATCTGGCTGGTGGTGGGCATCGCGGGCTGA
- a CDS encoding cobyrinate a,c-diamide synthase, whose protein sequence is MVARLVIAAPSSGSGKTTVATGLMAAFAQAGLAVSPHKVGPDYIDPGYHSLATGRPGRNLDAYMCGPELVAPLFAHGARGCDLAVVEGVMGLYDGASGLGELASTAQVSKLLRAPVVLVVDASSQSRSVAALVHGFVSFDPQVRIGGVILNKVGSDRHEALLREAMEDVGVPVLGALRRAPQVDTPSRHLGLVPVAERRADAVAAVAAMAEQVRAGCDLDALLALARTAPPLGVQPWEPGSALGPDQSARGSAAALRAQRNPAPPAFEEGGSGGKAPGSGRNGVGTAPARRPVVAVAGGSAFTFSYAEHTELLAAAGAEVVTFDPLRDEQLPPGTGGLVIGGGFPEVYAAELSANERLRKAVAELARSGAPVAAECAGLLYLARSLDGQPMCGVLDADARMSGRLTLGYREAVAVRDNSLAVAGTRLRGHEFHRTVIEPGAGATPAWGLVHPERRVEGFVQGGVHASYLHTHWAARPEVARRFTEGCAG, encoded by the coding sequence GTGGTAGCACGTCTCGTCATCGCCGCCCCGTCGTCGGGCAGCGGGAAGACCACCGTCGCGACGGGGCTGATGGCCGCGTTCGCGCAGGCCGGGCTCGCGGTGTCGCCGCACAAGGTGGGCCCGGACTACATCGACCCCGGGTACCACTCGCTGGCGACCGGCCGCCCCGGCCGGAACCTGGACGCGTACATGTGCGGCCCCGAGCTCGTGGCCCCGCTGTTCGCGCACGGGGCGCGCGGCTGCGACCTCGCCGTGGTCGAAGGGGTAATGGGGCTGTACGACGGGGCGAGCGGCCTCGGTGAACTCGCCTCCACCGCCCAGGTGTCCAAGCTTCTGCGCGCCCCGGTGGTCCTCGTCGTGGACGCCTCCTCGCAGTCGCGGTCGGTGGCGGCGCTGGTGCACGGCTTCGTGTCCTTCGACCCACAGGTGCGGATCGGGGGCGTGATCCTGAACAAGGTGGGCTCGGATCGGCACGAGGCACTGCTGCGGGAGGCCATGGAGGACGTGGGGGTGCCGGTTCTCGGCGCCCTGCGCCGCGCCCCTCAGGTCGACACCCCGTCCCGCCACCTGGGCCTGGTACCGGTGGCGGAACGCCGGGCCGACGCGGTGGCCGCGGTGGCGGCGATGGCGGAGCAGGTGCGGGCGGGCTGCGATCTGGACGCGCTGCTCGCCCTGGCGCGGACGGCTCCGCCGCTGGGCGTGCAGCCGTGGGAGCCGGGGTCCGCACTCGGCCCCGACCAGTCGGCGCGGGGCTCCGCCGCCGCCCTTCGGGCTCAGCGAAATCCAGCCCCTCCGGCGTTTGAGGAGGGAGGGTCCGGGGGCAAAGCCCCGGGTTCGGGGAGGAACGGGGTGGGGACGGCCCCGGCACGGCGGCCCGTCGTCGCCGTCGCGGGCGGCTCCGCGTTCACGTTCTCCTACGCCGAGCACACCGAGCTCTTGGCCGCCGCCGGCGCGGAGGTCGTCACCTTCGACCCGCTCCGGGACGAGCAACTCCCACCCGGCACCGGCGGGTTGGTGATAGGCGGCGGCTTTCCCGAGGTGTACGCGGCCGAGCTGTCCGCCAACGAACGGCTCCGCAAGGCCGTCGCCGAGCTCGCCCGCTCGGGCGCGCCCGTGGCCGCCGAGTGCGCGGGCCTGCTCTATCTGGCGCGCTCCCTCGACGGGCAGCCCATGTGCGGGGTGCTCGACGCCGACGCTCGCATGTCGGGCCGCCTCACCCTCGGCTACCGGGAGGCAGTCGCGGTGCGCGACAACAGCCTGGCCGTCGCGGGTACCCGGCTGCGCGGCCACGAGTTCCACCGCACCGTCATCGAGCCGGGCGCGGGAGCCACCCCCGCCTGGGGTCTGGTGCACCCGGAGCGCCGGGTCGAGGGCTTCGTGCAGGGCGGCGTGCACGCGAGCTACCTGCACACCCACTGGGCGGCCCGCCCCGAGGTGGCCCGCCGCTTCACCGAGGGCTGCGCGGGATGA
- the cobO gene encoding cob(I)yrinic acid a,c-diamide adenosyltransferase: MPQGQVSVVPEDGLTTRQRRNRHLVMVHTGVGKGKSTAAFGMALRAWNQGWPIGVFQFVKSAKWKVGEENALKVLGASGEGGAVDWHKMGEGWSWIQREPAEGEPSHEDKAREGWEQVKRDLAAETYKFYVLDEFAYLLHWGWVDVEEVVSVLRDRPGTQHVVITGRNAPEQLVEFADLVTDMSKVKHPMDAGQKGQRGIEW; the protein is encoded by the coding sequence ATGCCGCAGGGACAGGTCAGTGTCGTACCCGAGGACGGTCTGACGACGCGTCAGCGGCGTAACAGGCATCTGGTCATGGTGCACACGGGTGTCGGCAAGGGGAAGTCGACGGCCGCGTTCGGGATGGCGCTGCGCGCCTGGAACCAGGGCTGGCCCATCGGGGTGTTCCAGTTCGTGAAGTCGGCGAAGTGGAAGGTCGGCGAGGAGAACGCGCTGAAGGTGCTCGGGGCGTCCGGCGAGGGCGGCGCGGTGGACTGGCACAAGATGGGCGAGGGCTGGTCCTGGATCCAGCGGGAGCCCGCCGAGGGCGAGCCCAGCCACGAGGACAAGGCCCGCGAGGGCTGGGAGCAGGTCAAGCGCGACCTGGCGGCCGAGACGTACAAGTTCTACGTGCTCGACGAGTTCGCCTATCTGCTGCACTGGGGCTGGGTCGACGTCGAGGAGGTCGTCTCGGTGCTTCGCGACCGTCCGGGCACCCAGCACGTGGTCATCACCGGCCGCAACGCACCTGAGCAGCTGGTGGAGTTCGCGGATCTGGTGACGGACATGTCCAAGGTCAAGCACCCGATGGACGCCGGTCAGAAGGGCCAGCGGGGCATCGAGTGGTAG
- a CDS encoding putative cobaltochelatase → MSTRYPFTAVVGMDDLRLALLLNAVSPAVGGVLVRGEKGTAKSTAVRALADLLPEVAVVAGCRFSCDPAGPDDRCPDGPHEAGPGVARAARMVELPVGASEDRLVGALDIERALGEGVKAFEPGLLADAHRGILYVDEVNLLHDHLIDLLLDAAAMGSSYVEREGVSVRHAARFLLVGTMNPEEGELRPQLLDRFGLTVEVAASREPEQRVEVVRRRLAHDDDPVAFASRWAAEEGALRARIVAARELLPSVVLGDAALLQIAATCAAFEVDGMRADIVMARTATALAAWDGRTDVTSEDVRQAALLALPHRRRRNPFDAPGLDQDKLDETLDRFKNDNAPPESPESTESTESTESTESTGNEDDDDPDPGPQGPGGPGGGGGIPPQGGAPDGAAGSPQASQAPEVPETSGAPSPAGPGERAAVQAAEPFRTKMLSVPGLGEGAAGRRSRARTEHGRTTGSRRPQGALTKLHLAATVQAAAPHQRARGRSGRGLVVRRDDLRQATREGREGNLVLFVVDASGSMAARQRMSAVKGAVLSLLLDAYQRRDKVGLITFRGKDAELALPPTSSVDAAAARLATLPTGGRTPLAAGLLKAHDVLRVERLRDPSRRPLLVVVTDGRATGGPEPVALGTRAARLHAAEGTASVVVDCESGMVRLGLAGELARELGGSAVTLDELRADSIAGLVKDVQGTSRRAA, encoded by the coding sequence ATGAGCACCCGGTATCCGTTCACCGCCGTCGTCGGCATGGACGACCTGCGCCTTGCGCTGCTCCTGAACGCGGTGAGCCCGGCCGTGGGCGGCGTCCTCGTCCGGGGTGAGAAGGGCACCGCGAAGAGCACGGCCGTCCGTGCCCTCGCGGACCTGCTGCCCGAGGTGGCGGTGGTGGCGGGCTGCCGCTTCAGCTGCGACCCCGCGGGGCCCGACGACCGGTGCCCGGACGGGCCGCACGAGGCCGGGCCGGGCGTCGCCCGCGCGGCGCGCATGGTCGAGCTTCCGGTGGGCGCATCCGAGGACCGTCTGGTGGGCGCCCTCGACATCGAGCGCGCGCTCGGCGAGGGCGTGAAGGCCTTCGAGCCGGGGCTGCTCGCGGACGCCCATCGCGGCATCCTGTACGTCGACGAGGTCAACCTGCTCCACGACCACCTCATCGACCTGCTGCTCGACGCCGCCGCGATGGGGTCCTCGTACGTGGAGCGCGAGGGCGTCTCGGTGCGGCACGCCGCGCGGTTCCTGCTGGTGGGGACGATGAACCCGGAAGAGGGCGAGCTGCGGCCGCAGTTGCTCGACCGGTTCGGGCTGACCGTCGAGGTCGCGGCCTCGCGGGAGCCCGAGCAGCGGGTGGAGGTCGTACGGCGCCGGCTGGCCCACGACGACGACCCGGTCGCGTTCGCCTCCCGCTGGGCCGCGGAGGAGGGCGCGCTGCGGGCCAGGATCGTGGCCGCGCGCGAGCTCCTGCCCTCCGTCGTGCTCGGGGACGCGGCGCTGCTCCAGATCGCCGCCACCTGCGCGGCGTTCGAGGTGGACGGCATGCGCGCCGACATCGTGATGGCGCGGACGGCGACGGCGCTGGCCGCCTGGGACGGGCGTACGGACGTGACGAGTGAGGACGTCCGGCAGGCCGCGCTGCTCGCTCTGCCGCACCGCCGCAGGCGAAACCCCTTCGATGCGCCGGGGCTCGACCAGGACAAGCTCGACGAGACGCTGGACCGGTTCAAGAACGACAACGCGCCCCCCGAGTCCCCCGAGTCCACCGAGTCCACCGAGTCCACCGAGTCCACCGAGTCCACCGGGAACGAGGACGACGACGATCCGGACCCGGGTCCCCAGGGGCCGGGCGGTCCCGGCGGGGGCGGGGGCATCCCGCCGCAGGGCGGTGCCCCCGACGGCGCGGCCGGGAGTCCCCAAGCCTCACAAGCCCCCGAGGTGCCGGAGACTTCCGGGGCCCCCTCCCCCGCCGGGCCCGGCGAGCGCGCGGCGGTGCAGGCCGCCGAGCCGTTCCGGACGAAGATGCTGAGCGTGCCCGGTCTTGGCGAGGGCGCGGCGGGCAGGCGTTCGCGGGCCCGTACCGAGCACGGCAGGACGACCGGTTCGCGGCGGCCCCAAGGGGCGCTCACCAAGCTGCACTTGGCGGCGACCGTGCAGGCCGCGGCCCCCCACCAGCGGGCGCGCGGCCGGTCGGGCCGCGGTCTGGTGGTGCGGCGGGACGATCTGCGCCAGGCCACCCGCGAGGGCCGCGAAGGCAATCTCGTGCTGTTCGTGGTGGACGCGTCGGGGTCGATGGCGGCCCGGCAGCGGATGAGCGCGGTCAAGGGGGCGGTGCTCTCGCTGCTGCTCGACGCCTACCAGCGGCGCGACAAGGTCGGTCTGATCACGTTCCGCGGCAAGGACGCGGAACTGGCGCTGCCGCCCACCTCGTCGGTGGACGCGGCGGCCGCCCGGCTCGCGACGCTGCCCACCGGCGGCCGCACCCCACTGGCGGCCGGGCTTTTGAAGGCGCACGACGTCCTGCGCGTGGAGCGGCTGCGCGATCCCTCGCGGCGGCCGCTGCTCGTGGTCGTCACCGACGGCCGGGCGACGGGCGGCCCCGAGCCGGTGGCGCTCGGCACCCGGGCCGCCCGGCTGCACGCCGCCGAGGGCACCGCGTCGGTGGTGGTGGACTGCGAGTCGGGGATGGTTCGGCTCGGGCTCGCGGGAGAGCTCGCGCGCGAACTGGGCGGCAGCGCCGTCACGTTGGACGAACTGCGGGCGGATTCCATCGCCGGTCTTGTCAAGGACGTACAGGGAACTTCGAGGAGGGCCGCTTAA
- a CDS encoding cobyric acid synthase: protein MGGGLLIAGTTSDAGKSVVTAGICRWLVRQGVKVAPFKGQNMSLNSFVTREGAEIGRAQAMQAQAARVEPTALMNPVLLKPGSDRSSQVVLMGKPVGELSARGYHGGRQQALLGTVLECLAELRGTYDAVICEGAGSPAEINLRRTDIVNMGIARAARLPVVVVGDIDRGGVFASFFGTTALLSPEDQALVAGYVVNKFRGDVTLLHPGIEMLRGLTGRHTYGILPYAHGLGIDEEDGLRVSMRGAVRESVVAPPVGEDVLRVAVCAVPLMSNFTDVDALAAEPGVVVRFVDRPEELTDADLVVVPGTRGTVRALEWLRERGLAAELARRAAEGRPVLGICGGFQLLGEHIEDDVESKAGSVPGLGLLPVRVRFAAEKTLARPVGEALGERVEGYEIHHGVAEVLGGEPFLDGCRTGAVWGTHWHGSLESDGFRRRFLEQVARAAGRRFVPAPGTSFGALREEQLDRLGDLIEEHADTGALLRLIEQGPPAGLPFIPPGAP from the coding sequence ATGGGTGGCGGGCTGCTGATCGCGGGCACGACGTCGGATGCGGGCAAGAGCGTCGTCACGGCCGGCATCTGCCGCTGGCTGGTGCGCCAGGGCGTCAAGGTCGCGCCCTTCAAGGGGCAGAACATGTCGCTGAACTCGTTCGTCACGCGCGAGGGCGCGGAGATCGGGCGGGCGCAGGCGATGCAGGCGCAGGCCGCGCGCGTGGAGCCGACCGCGCTCATGAACCCGGTGCTGCTCAAGCCGGGGAGCGACCGTTCCAGCCAGGTCGTCCTGATGGGCAAGCCGGTGGGCGAGTTGAGCGCCCGCGGCTACCACGGGGGCCGCCAGCAGGCGCTGCTCGGCACCGTCCTGGAGTGCCTGGCCGAGCTGCGGGGCACATATGACGCCGTGATCTGCGAGGGGGCGGGCAGTCCGGCCGAGATCAATCTGCGGCGTACCGACATCGTCAACATGGGCATCGCGCGGGCCGCGCGGCTGCCCGTGGTCGTGGTCGGCGACATCGACAGGGGCGGCGTGTTCGCCTCGTTCTTCGGGACGACGGCGCTGCTGAGCCCCGAGGACCAGGCGCTGGTCGCGGGGTACGTCGTGAACAAGTTCCGGGGCGACGTGACGCTGTTGCACCCCGGCATCGAGATGCTGCGCGGCCTCACCGGCCGGCACACCTACGGGATCCTGCCGTACGCCCACGGCCTCGGCATCGACGAGGAGGACGGCCTCAGGGTCTCCATGCGCGGCGCCGTGCGGGAGTCCGTGGTGGCACCGCCGGTCGGCGAGGACGTGCTGCGCGTCGCGGTCTGCGCGGTGCCGCTGATGTCCAACTTCACCGACGTCGACGCACTCGCGGCCGAACCCGGCGTGGTCGTCCGCTTCGTGGACCGGCCCGAGGAACTCACCGACGCCGACCTGGTGGTGGTGCCGGGAACGCGCGGCACGGTCCGGGCATTGGAGTGGCTGAGGGAGCGGGGACTCGCGGCGGAGCTGGCGCGCCGGGCCGCCGAGGGGCGCCCGGTGCTCGGGATCTGCGGTGGCTTCCAGCTGCTCGGCGAGCACATCGAGGACGACGTCGAGTCGAAGGCGGGCTCGGTGCCCGGTCTCGGGCTGCTACCCGTGCGGGTGCGGTTCGCCGCCGAGAAGACCCTCGCGAGGCCGGTCGGCGAGGCCCTCGGCGAACGCGTCGAGGGGTACGAGATCCACCACGGCGTGGCCGAAGTCCTGGGCGGCGAGCCGTTCTTGGACGGCTGCCGCACCGGCGCTGTGTGGGGTACGCACTGGCACGGCTCGCTGGAGAGCGACGGCTTCCGGCGCCGGTTCCTGGAGCAGGTCGCGCGGGCCGCGGGGCGCCGGTTCGTGCCCGCGCCCGGCACGTCGTTCGGCGCGCTGCGCGAGGAGCAGCTGGACCGGCTGGGCGACCTGATCGAAGAACACGCGGACACCGGCGCCCTGTTGAGGCTGATCGAGCAGGGCCCGCCCGCCGGGCTGCCGTTCATCCCGCCGGGGGCGCCATGA
- a CDS encoding cobalamin biosynthesis protein, whose translation MPADRSFAYGATAGLLGDLLLGDPRRGHPVAAFGRAAGAVERVLWRDHRGWGALHTLVCAGGAAGAATLLSRAVRGRPAAAAALTAAATWTVMGGTSLGREARAIGGALAAGDVEVARERLPHLCGRDPQSLDADQIARAVVESVAENTSDAVVGALVWGALAGVPGLVGFRAVNTLDAMVGHKSAKYRRYGWASARLDDVAGWPGARLTAVLAVLAGPDKKGALRAWRADAARHPSPNAGPVEASFAGALGVRLGGTLSYAGRVEHRPVLNAPGRAVEVADIERAVRLSRRVGWLTLATAVATRAAVRKGRTWVAGC comes from the coding sequence GTGCCGGCCGATCGCAGTTTCGCGTACGGCGCCACCGCCGGACTCCTCGGCGACCTGCTGCTCGGCGATCCGCGCCGTGGGCATCCGGTCGCCGCGTTCGGGCGGGCGGCCGGGGCCGTCGAGCGCGTCCTGTGGCGCGACCACCGCGGGTGGGGCGCGCTGCACACCCTCGTGTGCGCGGGCGGCGCCGCGGGCGCCGCGACCCTCCTTTCCCGTGCCGTACGAGGCCGTCCCGCCGCGGCCGCCGCGCTGACCGCCGCCGCCACCTGGACGGTGATGGGCGGCACCTCGCTGGGCCGCGAGGCGCGGGCCATCGGCGGCGCGCTGGCCGCGGGCGACGTGGAGGTGGCCCGGGAGCGGCTGCCGCACCTGTGCGGGCGCGACCCGCAGTCCCTGGACGCGGACCAGATCGCCAGGGCCGTCGTCGAGTCGGTCGCCGAGAACACCTCGGACGCGGTCGTCGGCGCCCTGGTGTGGGGCGCGCTCGCCGGAGTGCCGGGTCTCGTGGGCTTCCGGGCGGTCAACACGCTGGACGCGATGGTCGGGCACAAGTCGGCCAAGTACCGCAGGTACGGCTGGGCTTCGGCGCGCCTGGACGATGTGGCGGGCTGGCCGGGTGCCCGGCTCACCGCCGTCCTCGCGGTGCTCGCGGGCCCGGACAAGAAGGGTGCGCTGCGCGCCTGGCGCGCCGATGCCGCCCGGCACCCCAGCCCCAACGCGGGCCCGGTCGAGGCCTCGTTCGCGGGGGCCCTCGGGGTGCGTCTTGGCGGCACGCTGTCGTACGCGGGGCGCGTCGAGCACCGGCCGGTCCTGAACGCACCGGGGCGGGCCGTCGAAGTCGCGGACATCGAGCGGGCGGTACGGCTCTCGCGCAGGGTGGGCTGGCTGACGCTGGCCACCGCCGTCGCGACGAGGGCCGCTGTGAGGAAGGGACGTACATGGGTGGCGGGCTGCTGA
- a CDS encoding inorganic phosphate transporter gives MEHTTLLLAIVIATALVFDFTNGFHDTANAMATTISTGALKPKMAVAMSAVLNLVGAFLSVEVAKTISGGIIDEKGIRTEVIFAALVGAILWNLLTWLLGLPSSSSHALFGGLIGAAVMSAGWSSVHGSTVVTKVLLPAAAAPIVAGIAALLATKLTYRFNRNTSEKATAKGYRAGQIASAGLVSLAHGTNDAQKTMGIITLALVTSGVLHPGSNPPLWVIVSAGMAIAMGTYIGGWRIIRTMGKGLTELRPPQGFAAQTGAATVILASSHIGFSLSTTQVCSGSVMGAGLGRKGGVVRWSTATRMVVAWCLTLPAAGLVGAGAEFLTKQGSWGIAAVAVLLIAGSGVIWSLSRRQPVDHTHVTNDEAEPAGVITTAIAAVSPPPTGVAVAATDLKATIQAPAPVAPADPPTPATV, from the coding sequence ATGGAACACACCACACTGCTGCTCGCGATTGTGATCGCGACAGCTCTCGTGTTCGATTTCACGAACGGTTTCCACGACACCGCCAACGCGATGGCCACCACCATCTCGACCGGCGCCCTGAAGCCCAAGATGGCGGTCGCCATGTCCGCCGTGCTCAACCTGGTCGGCGCGTTCCTGTCAGTGGAGGTCGCCAAGACGATCTCCGGCGGGATCATCGATGAAAAAGGCATCAGAACCGAGGTGATCTTCGCGGCGCTGGTCGGCGCCATCCTGTGGAACCTGCTGACCTGGCTGCTCGGACTGCCCTCCAGCTCCTCGCACGCCCTGTTCGGCGGCCTCATCGGCGCCGCGGTCATGTCGGCGGGCTGGTCCTCGGTCCACGGCTCGACCGTCGTCACCAAGGTGCTGCTCCCCGCGGCCGCCGCCCCGATCGTCGCGGGCATCGCCGCGCTGCTCGCCACCAAGCTGACGTACCGGTTCAACCGCAACACCAGCGAGAAGGCCACCGCCAAGGGCTACCGCGCCGGCCAGATCGCCTCCGCCGGCCTCGTCTCGCTCGCCCACGGCACCAACGACGCCCAGAAGACGATGGGCATCATCACCCTCGCCCTGGTCACCAGTGGTGTGCTGCACCCGGGCTCGAACCCCCCGCTGTGGGTCATCGTCTCGGCCGGCATGGCCATCGCGATGGGCACCTACATCGGCGGCTGGCGCATCATCCGCACCATGGGCAAGGGCCTCACCGAGCTCCGGCCGCCGCAGGGCTTCGCCGCCCAGACCGGTGCCGCGACCGTCATCCTGGCCTCCTCGCACATCGGCTTCTCGCTCTCCACCACCCAGGTCTGCTCCGGCTCCGTCATGGGCGCGGGCCTCGGCCGCAAGGGCGGCGTGGTCCGCTGGTCCACCGCCACCCGTATGGTCGTCGCCTGGTGTCTGACGCTTCCGGCGGCCGGACTGGTCGGCGCGGGCGCGGAGTTCCTCACCAAGCAGGGCAGCTGGGGCATCGCCGCCGTCGCCGTGCTCCTGATCGCCGGCTCCGGCGTCATCTGGTCGCTCTCGCGCCGCCAGCCCGTCGACCACACCCACGTCACCAACGACGAGGCGGAGCCCGCCGGTGTCATCACCACCGCGATCGCCGCGGTGAGCCCGCCGCCGACCGGCGTCGCCGTCGCGGCCACCGACCTCAAGGCCACGATCCAGGCCCCGGCCCCGGTGGCCCCCGCCGACCCGCCCACCCCGGCAACGGTCTGA